The stretch of DNA CCCCAGCGTGCATACGTCCGGCGCGTCGTCGTGCCCCGCGTGGGGGAACTGCAGGAACTGGTCCAGTACCTCGGCGGGAAGCTCCGGCGGTAGTCGAAACGAGCCGTTCGCAATCAGCGGGGCCAGACCCTCGATCCGCCCACGCTTGCGGGTGTGGACGCGCAGCCCGACAACGGGCAGATAGAGCCCGTGCTGCCGGCCATGGTCGACCAGTGCGTGCTGTAGTGCGACCTGATAGGCAACCGTCTCGATGCCGATTTTCGCGGCGTGCCAGCGCTGTTGTGAAGCGACGATAAGCCGCACCTGATCCACAAGAGGTACGCGGTGGAGCGAGAGCGCGCGGGTGTAGATAATGCCAGTCGGTGGATCCACACCGCCGACCCACAGCGCGAAGAAGTCCCCACCACTTGCACCGGTGGCGGGATCGACGGCGATCAGCATAACGAGCCGGTCTGGGTCTGGTGGCTCGGCGTCGTGCGTCCGCAGCCACTCCATGTGGAACACCTGTTCGGCGAGGTCCGCGGGGGCGCCTTGGTACTCCTGCTCGAACGCCAACGCGCCCAGACGGGTGCGCTCTTCGGCGAGCCGTGCGAGTGGCCAGCGTTCCGGCCAGAGGGCGACCGGGGAAGGCGCGGCCTCCTCGACCGAGAGAGTCTCGATGGCGCGGTAGAGTGCGTGGTCCCAGCCGGGGAATCGGTGGGGATCAGCGAGACTGGCCAGCAGCGCATCGTGGTGCAGGAGCGTGCCGAGCACGAGGAGTAGACCGTCGGGGGCGAGTGCCGGCATGACTACGCGGCGGAGCCAATGCTCCAGCTTGCGACGCGCGTCCGCGGTCACGACATGGGCATCCTTCTCGATGTCGTCGCAAATGACGAGATCGGGCCGGTGGGCGCCCACGCGCAAACCGCGAAACGAGGCGCCGGTACTCTTGGCCTGCACGGTCAGGCCGTTCGCGGTGGTGAAGTAGTCATCGGACCACTTGCGCCGGGTCGGCCGGGCACGGTTGCCGGTCTGTGGTGCGGTGGGCGTCAGGTCGCCATAGTGGGCGTGCAGGTCCGCATTGGATTCGAACTCATGCCGCAAATCGCGGACGAACTGTGTGGCGAGCGCGCGTTCGTGCGTGACGATCACAATGTTGCGGCGCCGCTGCGTGCAGAGACACCAGAGCGGAAACGCGAAGGCGGCGCAGGTGCTTTTGGCATGTCCGCGGGGAGCGACGCGCGCGATGTACCGGCCGGGCGGATCGGCGAGCGTGCGCAGCAGATCGGCGTGCAATGGACAAGGCGGCGCAGTGAAATGGTGCGGCAGGAAACGCAGTGCCCACAGCAGCGGCTCCGGGGAGGGGCCGTGGTGTCGCATAGGGATCGGGTGGCCAGGGCGGCAGTTCGGCCGGGGTGAAATCGGGTAGCGCCGGTAGGGCTGGACAGCACGGGGTCTTGCGCTTGGGCATGGGTGGCGGGCATCCGGAAGGGCGCGGTCGCCGGCCCCGGGCACACTCACCGGGTACAACGGCGATCACCGGGGAGAGGGTAACCGCGCCCGCGCGCAATGGGCGCTGCCGCGGTCGAAAGTTGCCCTCGCGCGGCCCAGGACGCCGGGACGCGGTTTTTACCCCCATTCAGACCGATAGCCGCAGCCCCACGATTCCGGCGACAATCAACCCGATACACACCAGTCGCTGCGCAGTGGCCGGTTCTCCGAACAGTGCAATCGCCAGGAGCGCCGTGCCGGCCGCACCGATCCCCGTCCAGATGGCGTAGGCCGTACCGACCGGGATCGTCCGGGCCGCGGTCGCCAGCAGGACAATACTCACGATGAGCCCCGCGACCGTGGCCACACTCGGCCACCAGCGGGTGAAACCCTGTGAGTATTTCAGCCCGACGGCCCAACCGACTTCGAACAGTCCGGCCACGATCAGGTACACCCACGCCATGCCACACCTCCAACCCGTGCCGGCTTAGTCTTTCTGACAGATGCCACGCGGGCGATCATAGCCCGGCCCGCACGGGGTAAGAGGTCCTACGTTGCGACGCGCCCCGGCTCCGGCGTGCCCCCGACTCCCGCCGCCCATACACTTTCCTGCTGGCGGCTTCGATCGCTGTGGCCGTCCGCCCGGTCTGATTTGCGAGGTCATGCTATGACGTCCTCTCGTCCACCCAAACGCCGTAACGCCGTACGCTTGGCCACCCTTCCTGCCACGCTGCTCGAGACGTTCCCGAACCCGGCCCCACAGCGGTGCTACGTCATCACACACGTGCAGCCGGAGTTCACGAGTCTCTGCCCGAAGACGGGGCAGCCGGACTTTGGCACGGTGACGATTGAATACGTGGCCGACCGGTTGTGCGTCGAGTTGAAGAGTCTGAAGTTCTACCTGCAGACCTTCCGCAACGAGGGGATTTTCTACGAGGCGGTGACGAACCGGATTCTCGATGAACTTGTAGCGCTGCTGCGGCCGCGGCGGATGAAGGTGACGACGGGGTGGACGCCGCGCGGCGGGATGCACTCGACGATCGTGGCGGAGCATCCCGGCGGGCGGAAAGGGACCCGGTAACGCGTCTCCCCGGTGCGCGCCGGAATGCGATCGGCGACTCCGGGTGGACGTTGGGGGCGCGCGAGTTGTCACGGCGGACAGCTTGGTCAACGGGGCAGCGTCGACTCCTGCACGATACCCTCGCGCAGCAGGTGCTCGAACTTGCGCTTCAACTCGCGGTCCAGGATGCGGATCTCGGCTTTGCGGAACAGCTCCGTGATCCGGCGGTTCATTTCCTGCGGCACGCCGCGGGCGCGTAGGGTGGCCTCGACTTCGGCGCGGACCTCTTCGAACCTGGCCTCGTCAGGGGGGAAGGCGTTGTTCCACCCGCAGAATCTGCCACCACATTCCGATCTTGATCGGTTTGCTCACTTGCCCGGGCTGCAAAGCGAACGCGGCTTCACGCAGGGCCGGGGCATACTGGCTGTCGCTGAAACTGAAGGGCGGGAGCAAGCCGCCGTTCGGCGCGGTGTCGGTATTCTGGCTGACGCGGCGAGCGACTTCGGCGAAGTCCGTGCCGTCGTCGAGCAGGTTGAGCGCTTCCTGCAGCGCGGCGATGTTGCGGGCGTCGATCTGGATGTGGCGACACTCAATCTTCTCGCCGTACAACCGCGAAAACTCCTCACGCAGGGTGCCCTCGGTGATCTCGAAATCGCGCTCGACGATCTTGCGAAGATGGGCGTTTCGTTCCATCCCGAGCATGAACTCCGCCAGCGTGATGCCCTTCTGCTGAAGCAGCATTTCGAGTGCCTGGCGCCGCTCGACATCGGTCAGAATATTGCCGGTGGCGTCGACATCCGGGGCGATATTCTGCATGGCACGCTCGAACTCGCGCTGCACGTCCGCCGCCGTGACCTCCAATCGCAGGCGGCGCGACTCCGACTTCGCCAGTTCGAGCACAATGAGTTGCTGCAGAATCGGCAGTCCGTGCGCGTCGAGCAGCATCTCCACAACACGCTGCTTGGTGATCGGGCGGCCGTTGACCACGGCGATGGCGTCGCCGTCCTGGGCGGGCGCTGGGGGTACGAGCATGAAGAGGGTAAGTACCAGGGCACAACCGGCGATGGTCGTGGCGCGCGTCCTGTGGTGCCGGAGAGCAGAGGGCCTTCCGCCGATCGACGGGTGCATACGCATGGCAAGGATCCTCCTGTAGCGTTCACTCCGGATTGTAAACGTGGGCGCAGCTCCCGGTCACCCGGCCCCCAAGCTCGGAGGCGGTGCGTGACGACGCCGCTGCCACTGTCCCCTCAGTGGCTCGCCAGTGCCGCCGCCAGCCCGGGAATCTGGTCTGCGCCGGCCGGCACTTCGAGTGAAGCCCCGCGGAAATCGGTACCGAACGGCTCACAGCGGCCGCCGAGGTGCGCGGCCAGAAACGCCTCCGCAATGGCACTGAAGGAAAGACTGTTGGACGGACGGGCGAAGCCGTGGCCCTCATCGGGGTACAGGACGTAGGTCACTGGAATGCTGCGACTTTGCAGGGCGGTAACGAGCTGATCGGACTCGGCTTGCTTCACGCGGGGATCGTTCGCGCCCTGCCCGATCAGCAGCGGTCGGCGCATCCGTTCCGCGTAAGTGAGCGGTGAGCGCTCGGTGAGGAAGCGTCGGCCGTCCTCGGTACGGTGGTCACCGACACGGGTGGTGAATACCTCGATCATGGGAGCCCAGTACGGGGGGATCGATTCGAGCAGCGTGATGAGACTCGACGGGCCGACGAGGTCGACCCCGCAGCAGAAAATCTCGGGCGACTGGGTGAGGGCCCAGAGCGTGGCATAGCCGCCGTAGCTGCCGCCGAAGATCGCCACGCGGTCGGGGTCGGCGATGCCCTGGGCCACGGCCCAGGTCACAGCGTCGAGCAGATCGGTGTGCATGCGGCCGCCCCACTCGCGGTTGGCGGCATTGAGAAAATCCTTGCCGAAACCGGTGGAGCCACGGAAGTTGACGCTGAGCACAGCGTAGCCCCGATTGGCGAGCCATTGGTGCTCGGGCACGAAACCCCACGTGTCGCGGTGCCACGGTCCGCCGTGGACGAGTAGTACAAGTGGCAGCGGGCAGGTGGGCCGTGGGCCGTGGGTGTCGCGTGGCAGTGTGAGGTAGCTGACGAGGGGCAGGCCGTCGCGCGCGGGGATGGTGAGGGCTTGCAGCTCCGCGAGCGGGGCGGCGCGCAGATCGTCGCGGCTGTCGAACAGGTGGCGCGCCGCGCGGGTGTCACGGTTGTACAGGTAGTAGGCGCGCGGGCCGTTGTCGACATCGTAAGCGACGATCCAGCGGCGGTCGTCGAGTGTGCGTGCGACGATCGCGAAGTCACCGCGGGCGAGCGTGCGGAGCAGGATGAAATCGGGCTCGACAACAGGGTCGAAGACGATCCACTCCTTCCGCTCGGTAGTGACGGCGACGGCCTGCAGCGTGCGTGTGACGGGTGCCAGCTCAACCTCGGACAGGTCGGCGCGCGGACTCTGGGCAAGCTGCGTGCGTTCTCCGGTCGCCAGTTCGACGAGGTACAGGGCGGACGTATTCCGATCACGGCTGTCGAGCAGATAGACGTGCGTGCCGGTCTCGTTGCAGCCGGCCGGACCGGTAGTGAGCGTGTCAGCGGCCGGGATCTCTGCGAAAAGGTCCCAATCATCCCCGGCAGGTCGCAGGAGCTGGAGCTCGCCCGCAGGGGTCATGACCTGGGCGAGGCGCAGCTCGAAATGCTGAGTTTCGAAGCCGATGAAACCCGGATTTTCGACGACCAGCGTACGGTCACCGTTGCGCAGGTTGATGCGATAGAGATCGTGCAGCGCGGGTTGACGATGATTGATGGCGACGAGGATTTCGTCGGGGTGGCGGTGACTCAACTCCTGGAGGCGGGCCTGTACGCCGTCGAAGGGCGTCAGGTCGCGGGTTTTTCCCGTATCGAGGTCCACGCAGTGAATTCGCCAGTTCTCGTCACCGTTTTGGTCCTGGAGGTAGAGTACGTGGCGGTTGGTATACGCCCAGTAGTACTCGTGAATCCCGCGGCCTTTGTCATTCGTGAGCGGTTGTGCCTTTGTAATGTCGTCAACGGGCGCGATCCAGACGTTCAAAACGCCATCGCGGGGGGCGAGGAAACTCACATGGAGGCCATCCGGGCTGATGCGAGCGCTGGTACGGTCTGGGTTGCCGAACAGTACCTGGCGCGGGATGAGGGGGGTGGTCCAAGCGGGGTCCATGTGATCTCCGGGGGGGCTGAAGCGGCCCGGCTGGTATACGAGCGTTCATGTACCGAATCGAAGGCGTCCGCGGCAAAACACATAGCCCGAACGGCTGGAAACTGGCATAATAGCCGGAATGAGCCCGTGGGTCCGCCTGTTCATGCGCCTGCAATTCCATCCGGCGCGGATCTTCAACCGCGTGATGTACCGGACTGGGCGGTGGCGGCTCTGGGACTGGGTGGACGAGCAAGTGCTTTTGGGGGGGGCGCCTACGAGAGCCGATCTGGCGCTGCTGCCGGAGATGGGTGTGCGGGGCATCGTGAACATGTGTGAAGAGTTTCACGGCCACCAGGTGGTGTTGCACCGGCTGGGATTGCAGCAGTTGCACCTGCCGACCGTGGATTTCCACCCCCCCTCGCTGGAAGCGATGCAGCGCGGACTGGAGTTCATCCGGCAATTCGTACAGGCGGGCAGCGGTGTGTACGTCCACTGCAAAGCCGGGCAGGGCCGCAGCGCCACGCTCGTCGTGGGCTACCTGATGGCGGCCTATGGGCTGACACCGCGTGCGGCCTACGCCCGCGTGCGTGAAGTACGGCCCCACGTCACGCGGCGGCTGGACGAGCGCGAAGTGGTGCAGGAACTCCATCTGCTGCTTGCGGAGGGTCGGTTGGGGGACTGGCAGCGGCCACGGGGCAGCACGCTCGCTGTCGCCGGATAAGATCGCGCGGGGCGGACTATCGGGGGCGTTTCCGGCCGGGTACAACACCGGATTCCACCACCAGCCGGGTTGCGCCATGTGCGGCGCTGCCGGCGGCGACCAGCAGCGAGGTGCAGGTGCGATGGCCGTTCCTACGTTCACCGTCAGCGGTACCTATCGACCCGTGCGGGGCGACTTCATCCTGTTGCCTTACCGCGACAGCAAGGATGCTCTTTTTGATGCCGGCGTATTGCCGGAGCCCTTGCGTACAGCAGTGCGCCCGGCGAGCAAAGCCGGTGGCACGCAGACGGTATTTCGCGGGGTAGTCGGCCAGGTGGACGTGCTGGCGCGGAGCGTGCGGCTCGACGGCGTGCATGTGCCCGCGGTGGAACAATGGCAACGGGCGGTGGCGAAGGCGGTGGCTGACGCAGAACCGGAGGGCGCGGCGCGGGTCGTGGCGCTGCTGGACTGCGTGGAACCGGAGTGGGTCTGCGCGGCTCAGGAAGGGGCGTTGCTCGGCGGATATGCGTTTGATCGGTACCTGAAAGAGAAGGCGAACCCCACCCCGGTGCTGGTGGTCGTGGCCGCTGGCTCTGAGGCAGCGGCCAAACGGGCGCTGGGGAACTCAGCGATCATCTGTCGGTATGTGAATCAGGCGCGTGATGTTCTGAATGAACCGCCGAACGTGATCAATCCGGTGACGCTGGCACGGGAGTTTGCACGTGTCGGGGCGGCCGCCGGGCTGCGCGTAAGTGTCTGGGATGACAAGCGGCTGGCGCGGGAGCGGTGCGGAGCGCTGCTGGCCGTCGGGCAGGGTGCGGTGGCAAAGCCGCGGCTGGTCATCGGAGACTATCAACCGCGGGCAGCGCGTGGTCATCTGTGTCTGGTGGGCAAGGGTATTACGTATGACACGGGGGGTTACGGGCTCAAGCCGGCAGATGCGCAGGTTGGGATGAAGTACGACATGGGTGGGGCGGCGGCGGTCTTCGCGGCGGCGTGCGCGATTGCGGAATTGAAATTGCCCCTGCGGGTGACGGTGCTGACGCCGCTGGCGGAGAACGCGGTTTCCGGGGAGGCCTACCTGACGACGTCGATCCTGACGACACGTTCGGGACGCACAGTGGAAGTGCACCACACCGATGCGGAGGGACGCCTGATCCTGGCGGATGCGCTGGCACTGGCAGTCGAGCGCCGGCCGGACTGGATCGTGGATGCGGCGACGTTGACCGGGGCCTGCATGGTGGCGCTGGGCGAAGACATCGCGGGGGTGTACGGAAACGAGCCGCGTTTCACGCAACAGTTGATCGCCGCGGGGCGCGCCGTGGGCGAGTTGTATTGGGAGTTGCCGCTGCACGCGCCCTACGAGGAACACTTGAAGGCGACGGTAGCCGATGGGAAGAACATCGGCGTCCGCTGGGGGGGGTCGATCACCGCGGCACTGTTTTTGCAGCAGTGGATCACGGAGGGGCAGCGCTGGATTCACTGTGACATCGCGGGTCCGGGCTGCAAGGAGGAACCGCTCGGACACCTCGGCAAGGGTGCGAAGGGTTTCGGCGTCAAGACGTTCGTACAGTTGGCGAGCGCACTCGCCGGCGCGGGCGCGTCGCCGGCCGTGGCCGGCCCGCGGCCAAGGCGTCGGAAGTAACACGGGAGTGCTCGGAGCCGCGGAGCAAACGGCCAGTGTGGAACAGAGCCGGTCCCATGAAGCGCATTGTTCTTTTACAGCACGGCGAGTCGGTCTGGTGGCGTGAGCATCGCTTTGTCGGCTGGACGGATGTGGACCTCACGGAAGCGGGGCACAGTGCGGCGGCGGCGGCGGGTGCGCGCCTGCGGGCGGGCGGCTACGAGTTCGATGCGGCCTACACTTCGTTGCTCAAGCGTTCGATCCGTTCGCTCTGGATCGTGCTGGATGCACTGGACCAGATGTGGGTGCCGGTCCACCGGAACTGGCGCCTCAACGAACAGCATTATGGCGCGCTGCAGGGCCGCACGGATGACGACGTGGCGGCCGAGTTCGGGGCCGAAAGCGTGGCGTTGTGGCGGCACGGTTACGATGCTCGCCCGCCGGCGCTGAGTACCGGGGATCCGCGCTGGCCGGGTCATGATCGGCGCTATCGGTCCATCTGGCGGAAGGAACTACCGCTGACGGAGTCGCTGCAGGACACGGTGGCGCGGGTGGTGCCGTACTGGGAGCACGTCGTGGCGCCCGAGGTATCGAGCGGGCGGCGAGTGCTGCTGGTTGCACACGGCAACAGCATCCGCGCGTTGATCATGTACCTGGATCGACTCTCGCCGGAACAGGTGTTACGGGTGCGCATCCCGGTCGGAGTTCCGATCGCGTACGAGCTGGGAGCGAGTCTCGCAGGAGAGCGACGCTGCCTCGTCGGCGGGGACGGGCGTGAAGAACCGTGGGATCCGCTGACATGAACGCTGTGCCTGAAGGGCTTCGCCTACAATCTGCGGAACGGCCGGTCGCAGGAGGGCACTGCGGCGGTGATTATCTGCTCGGAGAATGCACATGGCGCGCGTTGCGGTGGTCTATCATTCGCAGTGGGGGCATACCAAGGTTATCGCCGAAGCCGTGGTACGCGGTGCGGCCAGTGTGCCCGGGACGGTAGCGGAGTTGTTCCCGGTGGAAGCGTTCGGCCCACCGGATGCCCAGAAGCAGTACCGTGGAACCTGGGATTCGCTGGCGCAAGCGGATGCGATCGTATGGGGTGCGCCCACTTACATGGGCTCGGTCAGTGCCGCCTTCAAGCAGTTCATGGAGCACACCTCGGCACTCTGGTTGCGGCAGGAGTGGAAGGACAAGCTCGCGGCCGGCTTCACCAACTCCGGCAGTCAGCATGGAGACAAGCTGAACACGCTCTGGGACTTGGCGCACTTCGCATTCCAGCATGGCATGGTCTGGATCGGGCTTGACCTGCCGGGAGGGAATAACAGCTCGAAGGGGTCGCCGAACGATCTCAATCGAATTGGTGCGTGGCTGGGCGCGATGTCACAGTCCAATGTCGACCAGCAGGCAGACACGGCCCCGCCGGAGAGCGATCAGAAGACGGCGGAGCACCTCGGGCGGCGCGTAGCCGGGGCAGCGCTGCGTTGGCGGGCGGGAAAAGCGGCGCAATGAAATGCGTACTACGGGAACTAGGGAGGAGCGTTCTGGCGTGGCCGGCACCAGGCAAGCAGCCGGCCGATT from Phycisphaerales bacterium encodes:
- a CDS encoding flavodoxin family protein — translated: MARVAVVYHSQWGHTKVIAEAVVRGAASVPGTVAELFPVEAFGPPDAQKQYRGTWDSLAQADAIVWGAPTYMGSVSAAFKQFMEHTSALWLRQEWKDKLAAGFTNSGSQHGDKLNTLWDLAHFAFQHGMVWIGLDLPGGNNSSKGSPNDLNRIGAWLGAMSQSNVDQQADTAPPESDQKTAEHLGRRVAGAALRWRAGKAAQ
- the queF gene encoding NADPH-dependent 7-cyano-7-deazaguanine reductase QueF, with translation MTSSRPPKRRNAVRLATLPATLLETFPNPAPQRCYVITHVQPEFTSLCPKTGQPDFGTVTIEYVADRLCVELKSLKFYLQTFRNEGIFYEAVTNRILDELVALLRPRRMKVTTGWTPRGGMHSTIVAEHPGGRKGTR
- the gpmA gene encoding 2,3-diphosphoglycerate-dependent phosphoglycerate mutase, coding for MKRIVLLQHGESVWWREHRFVGWTDVDLTEAGHSAAAAAGARLRAGGYEFDAAYTSLLKRSIRSLWIVLDALDQMWVPVHRNWRLNEQHYGALQGRTDDDVAAEFGAESVALWRHGYDARPPALSTGDPRWPGHDRRYRSIWRKELPLTESLQDTVARVVPYWEHVVAPEVSSGRRVLLVAHGNSIRALIMYLDRLSPEQVLRVRIPVGVPIAYELGASLAGERRCLVGGDGREEPWDPLT
- a CDS encoding leucyl aminopeptidase; this encodes MAVPTFTVSGTYRPVRGDFILLPYRDSKDALFDAGVLPEPLRTAVRPASKAGGTQTVFRGVVGQVDVLARSVRLDGVHVPAVEQWQRAVAKAVADAEPEGAARVVALLDCVEPEWVCAAQEGALLGGYAFDRYLKEKANPTPVLVVVAAGSEAAAKRALGNSAIICRYVNQARDVLNEPPNVINPVTLAREFARVGAAAGLRVSVWDDKRLARERCGALLAVGQGAVAKPRLVIGDYQPRAARGHLCLVGKGITYDTGGYGLKPADAQVGMKYDMGGAAAVFAAACAIAELKLPLRVTVLTPLAENAVSGEAYLTTSILTTRSGRTVEVHHTDAEGRLILADALALAVERRPDWIVDAATLTGACMVALGEDIAGVYGNEPRFTQQLIAAGRAVGELYWELPLHAPYEEHLKATVADGKNIGVRWGGSITAALFLQQWITEGQRWIHCDIAGPGCKEEPLGHLGKGAKGFGVKTFVQLASALAGAGASPAVAGPRPRRRK
- the sugE gene encoding quaternary ammonium compound efflux SMR transporter SugE, coding for MAWVYLIVAGLFEVGWAVGLKYSQGFTRWWPSVATVAGLIVSIVLLATAARTIPVGTAYAIWTGIGAAGTALLAIALFGEPATAQRLVCIGLIVAGIVGLRLSV
- a CDS encoding S9 family peptidase, translating into MDPAWTTPLIPRQVLFGNPDRTSARISPDGLHVSFLAPRDGVLNVWIAPVDDITKAQPLTNDKGRGIHEYYWAYTNRHVLYLQDQNGDENWRIHCVDLDTGKTRDLTPFDGVQARLQELSHRHPDEILVAINHRQPALHDLYRINLRNGDRTLVVENPGFIGFETQHFELRLAQVMTPAGELQLLRPAGDDWDLFAEIPAADTLTTGPAGCNETGTHVYLLDSRDRNTSALYLVELATGERTQLAQSPRADLSEVELAPVTRTLQAVAVTTERKEWIVFDPVVEPDFILLRTLARGDFAIVARTLDDRRWIVAYDVDNGPRAYYLYNRDTRAARHLFDSRDDLRAAPLAELQALTIPARDGLPLVSYLTLPRDTHGPRPTCPLPLVLLVHGGPWHRDTWGFVPEHQWLANRGYAVLSVNFRGSTGFGKDFLNAANREWGGRMHTDLLDAVTWAVAQGIADPDRVAIFGGSYGGYATLWALTQSPEIFCCGVDLVGPSSLITLLESIPPYWAPMIEVFTTRVGDHRTEDGRRFLTERSPLTYAERMRRPLLIGQGANDPRVKQAESDQLVTALQSRSIPVTYVLYPDEGHGFARPSNSLSFSAIAEAFLAAHLGGRCEPFGTDFRGASLEVPAGADQIPGLAAALASH
- a CDS encoding peptidylprolyl isomerase; protein product: MRMHPSIGGRPSALRHHRTRATTIAGCALVLTLFMLVPPAPAQDGDAIAVVNGRPITKQRVVEMLLDAHGLPILQQLIVLELAKSESRRLRLEVTAADVQREFERAMQNIAPDVDATGNILTDVERRQALEMLLQQKGITLAEFMLGMERNAHLRKIVERDFEITEGTLREEFSRLYGEKIECRHIQIDARNIAALQEALNLLDDGTDFAEVARRVSQNTDTAPNGGLLPPFSFSDSQYAPALREAAFALQPGQVSKPIKIGMWWQILRVEQRLPP
- a CDS encoding dual specificity protein phosphatase family protein, with the protein product MSPWVRLFMRLQFHPARIFNRVMYRTGRWRLWDWVDEQVLLGGAPTRADLALLPEMGVRGIVNMCEEFHGHQVVLHRLGLQQLHLPTVDFHPPSLEAMQRGLEFIRQFVQAGSGVYVHCKAGQGRSATLVVGYLMAAYGLTPRAAYARVREVRPHVTRRLDEREVVQELHLLLAEGRLGDWQRPRGSTLAVAG